A region of Butyricicoccus intestinisimiae DNA encodes the following proteins:
- the spoIIP gene encoding stage II sporulation protein P, which yields MKRKKAWIPMWCIPCLMMAGGLLAADRLGGGGTLEQWMQQLAGNSGFVQAALSSEIGAPGWESVSEHAPQAVGVSEIVAAQALPENMTDGESCDTDASAVRVSESLFALPDNVQKAAETAQAPTQTADGAPVKQLTITGQKGGYPGQDGVYLSNDSGLSYDLGDMLASPLKITKNASAEQPTVMILHTHASEAYVDQHGGRSEDPAHNVVYIGDVLTQVLQEQGIGVVHCREIIDAPSYNKSYSRAMDIIEQQQKKTPSLKVIIDLHRDSMITSSGMEYKVVSEIDGQTCAQLMFVMGTNAGGKKHPNWKSNLNFAVNLQKNILSAYPTLMRPINLRKQRFNEQATTGSMILECGTSGNTIQEAEVAIRAFGKKLAEQLTQE from the coding sequence ATGAAGCGAAAAAAGGCGTGGATACCCATGTGGTGCATTCCCTGCCTGATGATGGCCGGCGGCTTGCTGGCGGCAGATCGGCTGGGAGGCGGTGGGACGCTGGAGCAGTGGATGCAGCAGCTGGCGGGAAATTCCGGCTTTGTACAGGCCGCTTTGTCGTCGGAGATCGGCGCGCCGGGCTGGGAGTCGGTGTCCGAGCACGCGCCGCAGGCGGTTGGCGTGTCGGAAATTGTCGCGGCACAGGCGCTGCCGGAAAACATGACGGACGGCGAAAGCTGTGATACCGATGCCAGTGCCGTGCGGGTTTCTGAGAGCTTGTTTGCCCTGCCGGACAATGTGCAAAAGGCGGCAGAAACCGCGCAGGCGCCGACACAAACCGCGGACGGCGCGCCGGTCAAACAGCTGACGATTACCGGACAAAAGGGCGGCTATCCCGGACAGGACGGCGTGTATCTCTCCAATGACTCTGGTTTATCCTACGATTTGGGAGACATGCTGGCATCTCCGCTCAAGATTACAAAAAATGCATCGGCAGAGCAGCCGACGGTTATGATTCTGCACACCCATGCGAGTGAGGCGTATGTTGACCAGCATGGCGGCAGATCGGAAGATCCGGCACACAATGTTGTATATATTGGAGATGTGCTGACGCAGGTACTGCAGGAACAGGGCATCGGCGTTGTGCATTGCCGCGAAATCATTGATGCGCCGAGCTATAACAAATCGTACAGCCGCGCGATGGATATTATCGAACAGCAGCAGAAAAAAACGCCGTCGCTCAAAGTGATTATTGATTTGCATCGGGATTCGATGATTACATCCTCCGGTATGGAATATAAAGTGGTGTCGGAGATTGACGGCCAGACCTGTGCGCAGCTCATGTTTGTCATGGGCACAAATGCCGGCGGAAAAAAGCATCCCAATTGGAAAAGCAATTTGAATTTTGCCGTCAATTTGCAAAAGAATATTTTGTCTGCGTATCCGACGCTCATGCGCCCGATCAATCTGCGCAAGCAGCGGTTCAATGAACAGGCAACGACAGGCAGCATGATTTTGGAGTGCGGCACAAGCGGCAATACCATACAAGAGGCAGAAGTCGCTATCCGTGCGTTCGGCAAAAAATTGGCGGAACAACTGACGCAGGAATAG
- the gpr gene encoding GPR endopeptidase, with protein MAVRTDLALELAEGRRVQQRTQTLEGFSLHTVTVTESDTDFGRPPGRYATLSIRDLLRRETDAFPRACRAVAQILRQLAPSNQDPRAPVLVIGLGNRAVTPDAIGPLCCQNVLATRHLVEQSPEQFRAFRPVAVLAPGVLGTTGVETGELVLGVIDRIHPELILAVDALAARRLSRLMCTIQMTDTGIVPGSGVGNARTALTQTALGVPVLSIGVPTVVDGATLAADIAQQSGAQCEALDDLNTPVLVTTRDVDQQTADAARVIGYGINLFLHPSLDIADMELFLS; from the coding sequence ATGGCAGTGCGAACAGATCTTGCTTTGGAACTGGCGGAGGGACGGCGCGTACAGCAGCGGACGCAGACGCTGGAAGGATTTTCGCTGCACACGGTCACTGTGACGGAATCCGATACGGATTTTGGCAGGCCGCCGGGACGGTATGCAACGCTGTCCATTCGTGATTTGCTGCGGCGGGAAACCGACGCATTTCCGCGGGCGTGCCGCGCGGTGGCGCAGATCCTGCGCCAGCTGGCACCGAGCAATCAAGACCCGCGCGCGCCGGTGCTCGTTATTGGTTTGGGAAACCGTGCGGTCACGCCGGATGCCATCGGGCCGCTGTGCTGTCAGAATGTGCTGGCGACACGGCATTTGGTCGAACAATCTCCTGAGCAATTTCGCGCGTTTCGGCCGGTTGCGGTGCTGGCGCCCGGCGTGCTCGGCACAACGGGTGTAGAGACCGGAGAACTTGTGCTGGGCGTCATCGACCGCATTCATCCGGAACTGATTCTCGCGGTGGATGCGCTGGCGGCGCGGCGGCTCAGTCGTCTGATGTGCACGATTCAAATGACGGATACCGGCATTGTGCCCGGATCCGGTGTCGGCAATGCACGAACGGCACTGACGCAGACGGCATTGGGCGTACCCGTTTTGTCGATTGGCGTGCCGACCGTGGTAGACGGCGCGACACTGGCGGCGGATATTGCCCAGCAGTCCGGTGCGCAGTGCGAGGCGCTGGATGATTTGAATACGCCGGTGCTGGTCACGACACGAGATGTCGACCAGCAGACCGCAGATGCCGCGCGAGTGATCGGCTATGGCATCAATTTATTTTTGCATCCCTCGCTGGATATCGCAGACATGGAGTTGTTCCTGTCTTAA
- the rpsT gene encoding 30S ribosomal protein S20, which yields MPNIKSAKKRVLVTKVKDARNQAARSELKTVLKKFDAAVASEDKAVAESAYKTAVKALDKAAAKNLIHKNKAANKKSALTLKLNASK from the coding sequence ATGCCGAATATCAAGTCTGCCAAGAAGCGCGTACTCGTTACCAAGGTAAAGGATGCTCGCAATCAGGCTGCTCGTTCTGAGCTGAAGACTGTTCTGAAGAAGTTTGACGCTGCAGTTGCATCTGAGGATAAGGCTGTTGCAGAGTCTGCATATAAGACCGCAGTTAAGGCCCTCGACAAGGCTGCTGCAAAGAATCTGATTCATAAGAACAAGGCTGCTAACAAGAAGAGCGCTCTGACCCTCAAGCTGAACGCTTCCAAGTAA
- a CDS encoding adenylosuccinate synthase has protein sequence MPGKIVLGAQWGDEGKGKYIDIFASQADVVVRSQGGNNAGHTVVVGDESYKLQLIPSGILYPDCVNIIGPGVVVNPKSILGEMDGLNARGISTDKLYIDARAHCILPWHLELDALSEKARGGDDIGTTKKGIGPTYMDKAERIGVRMHDFVDPERFEAAMTEACERKNKVIVGVYGGEPIDIKAVLEEYKEYADRLRSHVKDTSVITYQAIKDGKEVLFEGAQGTLLDLDMGTYPYVTSSHPVSGGCCIGSGVGPTAIDEIVGICKSYTTRVGKGPFPTELFDETGDYIRNAGHEFGTVTGRPRRTGWFDAVIARYAVRVNGLTEMVINKIDPLCGLPKLKVCVAYDYKGQRIEEFPANFADLEDCKPIYEEFDGFTEDITGCKTFDELPEKVQSYIKELEKIVGCPVKLLGVGPGRDQVIDITK, from the coding sequence ATGCCAGGCAAAATTGTTTTGGGCGCACAGTGGGGCGACGAAGGAAAGGGCAAGTACATTGACATCTTTGCTTCGCAGGCCGATGTGGTCGTCCGTTCGCAGGGCGGCAACAACGCAGGTCATACCGTAGTTGTTGGCGACGAATCCTATAAATTACAGCTGATTCCGTCCGGTATTCTGTATCCGGATTGTGTAAATATCATCGGACCGGGTGTTGTTGTCAACCCGAAGTCCATTCTCGGCGAGATGGACGGTCTGAATGCACGCGGCATTTCTACCGATAAGCTGTACATTGACGCACGTGCACACTGCATTCTCCCGTGGCATCTGGAACTGGATGCGCTGAGCGAGAAGGCACGCGGCGGCGATGACATCGGCACCACCAAGAAGGGCATTGGCCCGACCTATATGGACAAGGCTGAGCGCATCGGCGTCCGTATGCATGACTTTGTGGATCCGGAGCGCTTTGAGGCAGCGATGACCGAGGCTTGCGAGCGCAAGAACAAGGTTATCGTCGGTGTATACGGCGGCGAGCCGATTGACATCAAGGCAGTTCTCGAGGAGTACAAGGAGTACGCAGATCGTCTGAGAAGCCATGTCAAGGACACCTCTGTTATCACCTATCAGGCAATCAAGGACGGCAAGGAAGTTCTGTTTGAAGGCGCACAGGGCACCCTGCTGGATCTGGACATGGGTACCTACCCGTATGTTACGTCCTCTCATCCGGTATCCGGCGGCTGCTGCATCGGTTCCGGCGTTGGCCCGACTGCTATCGACGAAATCGTTGGTATCTGCAAGAGCTACACCACCCGTGTCGGCAAGGGCCCGTTCCCGACCGAGCTGTTTGATGAGACCGGCGATTACATCCGCAACGCAGGTCATGAGTTTGGTACGGTTACCGGCCGTCCGCGCCGTACCGGCTGGTTCGATGCGGTTATCGCACGCTATGCTGTTCGCGTAAACGGTTTGACCGAAATGGTTATCAACAAGATCGACCCGCTGTGTGGTCTGCCGAAGCTGAAGGTCTGCGTAGCATATGACTATAAGGGTCAGCGCATCGAGGAGTTCCCGGCAAACTTCGCAGATCTGGAAGACTGCAAGCCGATTTATGAGGAGTTCGACGGATTCACCGAGGACATCACCGGCTGCAAGACCTTTGATGAGCTGCCGGAGAAGGTACAGAGCTACATCAAGGAGCTGGAGAAGATTGTCGGCTGTCCGGTGAAGCTGCTGGGCGTAGGTCCTGGCCGCGATCAGGTCATCGACATCACCAAGTAA
- a CDS encoding VanZ family protein, which translates to MSYITMEIWTGIWILVRLLPMALIIFAGVMIIEVGIEFIQKKKIEVKILNWLCQFLWILIVVSILKITGIIGGSFGISSPLDSYISFKLFEDGFNAATILNICLFVPYGFLPVFIFKNIHKHWWNGVILGAVFSIGIEFLQTFIGRFAQLDDVIMNTCGTLVGFLIGCLLLRITTRKK; encoded by the coding sequence GTGAGTTATATTACAATGGAAATATGGACTGGAATATGGATATTAGTGAGATTACTTCCAATGGCACTTATTATTTTTGCAGGTGTTATGATTATCGAAGTGGGTATTGAATTTATCCAGAAGAAGAAAATTGAAGTTAAGATTTTAAATTGGTTATGTCAATTCTTATGGATTCTAATAGTTGTATCAATATTAAAAATTACAGGAATTATTGGTGGTAGTTTTGGAATATCCTCACCACTTGATAGTTATATTAGTTTTAAATTATTTGAGGATGGATTTAATGCGGCAACTATTTTGAATATATGTCTATTCGTTCCATATGGATTTTTGCCAGTATTTATTTTTAAGAATATCCACAAGCATTGGTGGAATGGCGTTATACTTGGAGCAGTATTTTCGATTGGTATAGAATTTTTGCAAACATTTATTGGAAGGTTTGCACAGTTAGATGATGTGATTATGAATACTTGTGGGACTCTCGTTGGATTTTTGATAGGATGCTTATTACTTCGTATAACCACAAGGAAAAAATAA
- a CDS encoding helix-turn-helix domain-containing protein yields MDAKKFGTFIATLRKENGMTQVELAKKLQVTDKAVSKWERGLGFPDINTIEPLADALGISVLEIMRSERISETEITQDTAAAALTDTFELVKFQRKAERKSIIKIAGCIAAVLFLIFLIDGMGWLGFAMVYFPVICLVASVALLIYGVWRKKNKLPCLQTFVLSAIMLLIPVAVVVFLFLAGALGLGPVPN; encoded by the coding sequence ATGGACGCAAAAAAATTTGGTACATTCATTGCCACTCTGCGGAAAGAAAACGGTATGACGCAAGTGGAATTAGCAAAAAAGCTGCAAGTAACGGATAAGGCAGTCAGTAAATGGGAGCGTGGTTTAGGTTTTCCCGACATAAACACGATTGAACCATTAGCCGACGCTTTGGGTATTAGCGTGCTGGAAATCATGCGGTCTGAAAGAATTTCAGAAACTGAAATCACTCAGGACACGGCTGCCGCTGCTTTGACTGATACATTTGAGCTTGTGAAGTTCCAACGGAAAGCAGAACGGAAATCTATTATCAAGATTGCCGGGTGTATTGCTGCCGTTTTGTTTCTGATTTTCTTAATTGACGGTATGGGGTGGCTCGGTTTTGCAATGGTATATTTCCCGGTTATCTGCCTTGTGGCAAGTGTCGCACTTTTGATTTATGGCGTATGGCGAAAGAAAAACAAACTGCCATGTCTACAAACTTTCGTGTTATCTGCCATTATGCTGCTAATCCCTGTCGCTGTTGTTGTATTTTTGTTCCTTGCTGGAGCTTTAGGGCTTGGGCCTGTTCCAAACTAA
- a CDS encoding AEC family transporter: MSAVLFKALAFFLMIALGYLMKTKHVLEQEDSQVLMKIIINITMPAALIAGFRTFSIDISLLFALLLGFCMNGVLLLAGSLASVRKEGRLRALYILNTPCQNVGNFVLPFVLSFLPSSVVPALCMYDAGNNPYGAGLAYSVASSASGGDGKVSLRSILRTLFHSPPFLAYFIMIVLYLPGIRLPDAFFDLCDLFGKGNAFLAMFALGLIFEWHLPKEDVGNVIRILGLRYALCLCAAAAIFFLCPFDLPIRQTLCLCLVGPVTTLAIPFGLACGCKQSMIAALSSVSMVTSFILSLGMLIAWA, from the coding sequence ATGTCAGCTGTACTTTTCAAAGCACTCGCGTTTTTTCTCATGATCGCGCTGGGCTATCTGATGAAAACCAAGCACGTCTTAGAGCAGGAGGACAGCCAGGTTTTGATGAAAATCATCATCAATATCACGATGCCCGCCGCACTGATCGCCGGTTTTCGCACGTTTTCCATCGATATTTCGTTGCTGTTTGCCCTGCTGCTCGGCTTTTGTATGAACGGCGTGCTGCTGCTCGCCGGTTCTCTCGCGTCTGTCCGCAAGGAAGGCAGGCTGCGCGCGCTGTACATTCTCAATACGCCGTGTCAAAACGTCGGCAATTTTGTTCTGCCGTTTGTGCTGAGCTTTCTGCCGTCCTCTGTGGTTCCGGCTCTGTGCATGTATGATGCCGGAAACAATCCGTATGGCGCAGGTCTTGCGTACTCTGTGGCATCCTCTGCCAGCGGCGGAGACGGAAAGGTTTCCCTGCGCAGCATCCTGCGCACCTTGTTTCATTCCCCTCCGTTCTTGGCGTATTTTATCATGATTGTTCTGTATCTGCCAGGCATTCGCCTGCCGGATGCGTTCTTTGATCTGTGCGATTTGTTCGGCAAAGGCAACGCCTTTCTCGCCATGTTCGCACTGGGTCTGATTTTTGAATGGCATCTGCCAAAAGAAGATGTCGGCAATGTCATCCGCATTTTGGGTTTGCGCTATGCGCTGTGTCTGTGCGCCGCAGCAGCGATTTTCTTCCTGTGTCCGTTTGATTTGCCGATTCGGCAGACCTTGTGTCTGTGTCTCGTCGGCCCTGTGACAACGCTCGCCATTCCGTTTGGTCTCGCCTGCGGCTGCAAGCAGTCGATGATTGCCGCACTCAGCTCGGTCAGCATGGTGACCAGCTTTATTCTATCGCTCGGCATGCTGATTGCCTGGGCATAA
- a CDS encoding VanZ family protein, which translates to MDSKKRVRVIIHVLLVIAVMAFIFSHSMANRAQSTSESMGVFEFLMKLLGTVGLGDGLTEYIVRKMAHFSEFAALGFFAAIVMRDIRIVRLPYVLNVFLFGVLCAMTDETIQLFNDRSARVTDVWIDFCGAVCGCLIYLLFSWLRNRHMRQKM; encoded by the coding sequence ATGGATTCAAAAAAACGAGTGCGTGTTATCATACATGTTTTGCTGGTGATTGCCGTCATGGCGTTTATTTTTTCGCATTCAATGGCAAATCGCGCGCAGTCGACATCGGAAAGTATGGGTGTTTTTGAATTTCTGATGAAGCTGCTCGGAACGGTTGGTCTGGGGGATGGATTGACCGAATATATTGTGCGCAAAATGGCGCACTTTTCCGAATTTGCCGCACTGGGATTTTTCGCGGCAATCGTCATGCGGGATATTCGCATTGTCCGGCTGCCGTATGTGCTCAATGTATTTTTGTTCGGCGTTCTGTGTGCGATGACGGATGAGACCATTCAGCTGTTTAATGACCGCTCTGCGCGTGTGACCGATGTTTGGATTGACTTTTGCGGCGCCGTATGCGGATGTCTGATTTATTTGCTGTTTTCTTGGCTGCGGAACAGACATATGCGCCAAAAGATGTGA